One Candidatus Nitrososphaera evergladensis SR1 genomic window carries:
- a CDS encoding translation initiation factor: MAVICKKCGLPDDLCACGELDKEDARIVIRLETRRWSKTTTLIEGINPKLSDMQKIVKDLKSSFACGGTAKDGFIMLQGDHRDDVKGYLVKKGFSEEAIEVQ; this comes from the coding sequence ATGGCGGTTATCTGCAAGAAATGCGGCCTCCCTGATGACCTTTGCGCGTGCGGGGAGCTCGACAAGGAAGATGCACGAATTGTCATCCGCCTAGAGACGCGGCGATGGTCCAAGACTACCACCCTTATAGAGGGCATCAACCCCAAGCTCTCTGACATGCAGAAAATAGTCAAGGATCTAAAGAGCAGCTTTGCCTGCGGGGGAACCGCCAAGGACGGCTTTATCATGCTTCAGGGCGACCACCGCGACGATGTCAAGGGCTACCTCGTAAAGAAGGGCTTTAGCGAGGAAGCAATCGAAGTCCAGTAG
- a CDS encoding Sjogren's syndrome/scleroderma autoantigen 1 family protein: MSSSATADAGGVRIKSAASALLKGGTLVSEPCPKCGGVQVRLAGRTSCINCGNESVPQEEQQKVAVVPSAQAATTGLGPSAAIVEGKIAELASELRDEKDTAIQRQKAELLEAYLRILEKMRALSAK, from the coding sequence ATGTCTTCTTCTGCCACTGCTGATGCGGGCGGCGTAAGAATAAAGAGCGCCGCATCCGCCCTTCTCAAGGGAGGCACGCTTGTAAGCGAGCCCTGCCCAAAGTGTGGAGGAGTGCAGGTGAGGCTTGCAGGCAGGACCAGCTGCATCAACTGCGGAAATGAGAGCGTGCCCCAGGAGGAGCAGCAAAAAGTAGCAGTCGTTCCTTCTGCCCAGGCAGCAACAACAGGCCTTGGCCCCTCGGCGGCCATTGTCGAGGGCAAGATAGCAGAGCTTGCTTCTGAACTTCGTGACGAAAAGGACACAGCCATCCAGAGACAAAAGGCCGAGCTGCTGGAAGCATACCTGCGCATACTCGAAAAGATGAGGGCGCTTTCTGCAAAGTAG
- a CDS encoding NOL1/NOP2/sun family putative RNA methylase: MTLLFDRSARSTALADKYGYGEWLVGRFLQHVPEVERFMEKMEQPPSQYIRVNTLKTTRDDLESRLAAKGFELEPTALSEVLKVTKAPMATGATNEYLLGHYYIQDLSSCMAVEALDAQKSQSALDMAAAPGGKTTHIAQRMQNTGSIVALEPNTKRARSMSFNLDRLGVANTCILCADALCATAGLGKEKFDRVLLDAPCSCEGVIAKDKTRKTSHSPQDVDYCAGRQEKMLEAAVGACKRGGIIVYSTCSFAPEENEVIVDRMVRKFGVSVEPMLHGSEGLAHFGNMEFDKSVRNARRFYPHIHDTTGFFVARMRVVP, encoded by the coding sequence TTGACGCTCCTCTTTGACCGGTCTGCCCGGTCGACTGCGCTTGCGGACAAGTACGGCTATGGCGAATGGCTCGTGGGGCGGTTTTTGCAGCACGTGCCCGAAGTCGAGCGCTTTATGGAAAAGATGGAGCAGCCTCCATCGCAGTACATACGCGTCAACACGCTCAAGACTACCCGGGACGACCTTGAAAGCAGGCTTGCCGCAAAGGGGTTTGAGCTTGAACCGACCGCCCTCTCAGAAGTGCTCAAGGTAACCAAGGCGCCTATGGCGACAGGCGCCACCAACGAATACCTCCTTGGCCACTATTACATACAGGACCTGAGCTCCTGCATGGCAGTAGAGGCGCTGGACGCGCAGAAAAGCCAGTCGGCGCTGGACATGGCGGCCGCGCCAGGCGGCAAGACGACGCACATTGCGCAGAGGATGCAAAACACCGGCTCTATAGTTGCGCTGGAACCGAACACAAAGAGGGCAAGGTCAATGTCGTTTAACCTGGACCGCCTTGGCGTGGCAAACACGTGCATACTCTGTGCAGACGCTCTTTGCGCCACGGCGGGCCTTGGCAAGGAAAAGTTTGACAGGGTGCTCCTTGACGCGCCCTGCAGTTGCGAAGGCGTTATAGCAAAGGACAAGACAAGAAAGACAAGCCACAGCCCGCAAGACGTGGACTATTGCGCAGGCCGGCAGGAAAAGATGCTTGAGGCTGCAGTCGGCGCCTGCAAGCGCGGAGGCATTATAGTTTATTCGACATGCTCTTTTGCGCCGGAGGAAAATGAAGTAATAGTTGACAGGATGGTGCGCAAGTTTGGAGTGTCAGTCGAGCCCATGCTGCATGGAAGCGAGGGGCTTGCCCACTTTGGAAACATGGAATTTGACAAAAGCGTCAGAAACGCAAGGCGCTTTTATCCTCACATACATGACACCACCGGCTTTTTCGTGGCAAGGATGAGGGTGGTGCCCTAA
- a CDS encoding preprotein translocase subunit Sec61beta, with translation MSSKKKNAPLPASSAGLLRFFEDETKGIKVKPEIVMAIAGAMIGISVAIRIIFPAG, from the coding sequence ATGAGCAGCAAGAAAAAGAATGCCCCGCTGCCGGCTTCAAGCGCAGGCCTTCTTAGGTTCTTTGAAGACGAAACGAAGGGGATAAAGGTCAAGCCCGAGATAGTCATGGCTATCGCTGGCGCAATGATTGGAATCTCGGTCGCTATCAGAATCATTTTCCCAGCCGGATGA
- a CDS encoding DUF367 family protein yields the protein MKPQVYMMRQDDPFKCTAAKLAKFKIAEPVKFIRKDAIVLNPFSETLLTKNDAGIASSVCAVDCSWERADDVAKHQRVFSAGIGRRLPAMLAANPTNYAKLGKLSSAEALAGALYILGDRQTAAEIMNKFKWGHTFLELNANLLEDYSSAETQEQMMQTELEYFPNLK from the coding sequence GTGAAGCCGCAGGTCTACATGATGCGCCAGGACGACCCGTTCAAGTGCACTGCGGCAAAGCTTGCAAAATTCAAAATTGCCGAGCCCGTGAAATTCATACGCAAGGACGCAATCGTGCTAAACCCGTTTTCCGAGACGCTGCTCACGAAAAACGACGCAGGCATTGCAAGCTCTGTGTGCGCGGTGGATTGCTCGTGGGAGCGGGCCGACGACGTCGCAAAGCACCAGCGAGTGTTTTCTGCCGGCATCGGCCGCAGGCTGCCTGCCATGCTTGCGGCAAACCCTACGAATTATGCAAAACTTGGCAAGCTGTCAAGCGCAGAGGCCCTTGCGGGCGCGCTGTACATCCTTGGCGACAGGCAGACGGCGGCAGAAATAATGAACAAGTTCAAGTGGGGACACACGTTTTTGGAGCTGAATGCCAACTTGCTTGAAGATTATTCAAGCGCCGAGACGCAAGAGCAGATGATGCAGACAGAGCTAGAGTATTTTCCAAACCTAAAATAA
- the cofC gene encoding 2-phospho-L-lactate guanylyltransferase, with protein MTTTKTKTTIIAIIPVKKFENSKSRLSAVLSVQDRVRLAGLMLQDTLATLDRCKLLAEIVVVSSDERAGEIARKYGATVLFQAQDAGVNSAVAVADRYAVQKKNAGATIVIPQDLPLLGAGDVDGICSAAAGRCIVICPSLRYDGTNLLLRMPADVISTSYDNNSYESHIVSARAQHAAVRVIEQEHLMFDIDTQEDARQLAQMDPRLVVAKNVALFLKEKALLSSF; from the coding sequence TTGACAACAACAAAAACAAAAACAACAATAATTGCCATAATCCCTGTCAAAAAGTTTGAAAACTCAAAGAGTCGCCTGTCGGCCGTCTTGAGCGTCCAAGATCGTGTGCGGCTTGCCGGGCTCATGCTGCAAGACACGCTTGCCACGCTTGACAGGTGCAAGTTGCTTGCAGAAATTGTGGTAGTGTCATCAGACGAAAGGGCAGGTGAGATAGCCAGGAAATACGGCGCAACCGTTCTTTTCCAGGCGCAGGATGCCGGGGTCAACTCTGCAGTGGCAGTTGCAGACAGGTACGCGGTGCAAAAAAAGAACGCTGGCGCAACCATCGTCATCCCGCAGGATCTGCCGCTACTTGGCGCGGGCGACGTTGACGGCATCTGCTCAGCCGCCGCCGGGCGCTGCATAGTTATCTGCCCGTCGCTTCGCTACGACGGCACAAACCTGCTCTTGCGCATGCCGGCCGATGTCATTTCCACGTCGTACGACAACAACAGCTACGAATCGCACATCGTGTCTGCAAGGGCGCAGCATGCGGCTGTTCGCGTTATCGAGCAGGAGCACCTTATGTTTGACATCGACACCCAAGAGGATGCAAGGCAGCTTGCGCAGATGGATCCGCGCCTGGTTGTGGCCAAGAACGTGGCCTTATTTCTGAAGGAAAAAGCGCTGCTGTCATCATTTTGA
- a CDS encoding CHASE domain-containing protein has product MQRDGLLIPFAALAVAVALTIFAWYTVTVFVNGIEQARFEDEVLATVFSINNRMQEYEQVLFGGKGLFASSQQVERAEWKAFVDNQMIQNRFPGVQGVGFVERVTAGELASHVASVRNEGFAGYVVRPDVQKEVYYPVVFIEPFDAKNRQALGFDISSEQVRNAAISRALESGQTTITGKITLVTETQSDMQSGFLMLVPVYENGMPAGTPDERRENIRGFVYAPFRMDDLMKGITGLAARDITFSIHDGQNQTTNENLMFDLSSVAGTRGGDIDRSLEKTVIMDIGGRQWTLEFAALRSIHSGFDIFIPYIVLVVGFTLSGVLFYVMYSASRQREETAELVWAAEEIARGNLDIRLDDNLLASQDRIGNLARVFDEMRKSVKAGTDDLKKMNEDLVRIDKMKEEFSSMVSHELKSPLTPIKFGADSLLDPESTGNLTEEQRGYARMVMRNATKMENLINDLMDSYKLDIDKLTFVMTENDIGQMVSQCVADLAPYAKDKAIKLEADTKASGTITCDRKRIDQVIANLVKNSVDFVPESGGRITVRAEDTGNKEVVFSVEDNGVGIRADKVDKLFEKFYQIDTTAKRKFGGSGLGLPISKGIVEAHGGRIWVDREYKGGAAIRFSLPRKSLQSR; this is encoded by the coding sequence TTGCAACGGGACGGTCTCTTGATTCCCTTTGCGGCGCTTGCCGTGGCAGTCGCGCTAACCATATTTGCCTGGTACACCGTGACAGTCTTTGTCAATGGCATAGAACAGGCGCGCTTTGAGGATGAAGTCCTTGCAACCGTCTTTTCCATAAACAATCGTATGCAAGAGTACGAGCAGGTGCTATTTGGCGGAAAGGGCCTCTTTGCCTCGTCGCAGCAGGTAGAGCGAGCAGAGTGGAAGGCTTTTGTCGACAACCAGATGATCCAGAACAGGTTCCCCGGAGTGCAGGGCGTTGGCTTTGTCGAGCGCGTCACCGCCGGCGAACTTGCGTCGCACGTAGCAAGCGTGCGCAACGAAGGGTTTGCAGGTTATGTTGTAAGGCCAGATGTCCAAAAAGAAGTGTATTATCCTGTAGTGTTCATCGAGCCGTTTGACGCGAAAAACCGTCAGGCGCTTGGCTTTGACATATCGTCAGAGCAGGTGAGAAACGCGGCAATATCCCGTGCGCTGGAAAGCGGCCAGACGACCATAACGGGCAAGATAACACTTGTCACGGAAACCCAATCCGACATGCAGAGCGGGTTTCTGATGCTGGTTCCCGTGTACGAAAACGGTATGCCTGCCGGCACGCCAGACGAGCGCCGTGAAAACATCAGGGGCTTTGTCTATGCGCCGTTTCGCATGGACGATCTGATGAAAGGCATAACGGGCCTGGCTGCCCGCGACATCACGTTTTCGATACACGACGGCCAGAATCAGACCACGAATGAAAACCTGATGTTTGACCTTTCCTCAGTCGCCGGGACCAGAGGCGGCGACATTGACAGGTCGCTTGAAAAAACCGTCATAATGGACATAGGAGGCAGGCAGTGGACGCTCGAGTTTGCCGCGCTCCGGTCCATACACTCTGGATTTGACATTTTCATACCGTACATCGTGCTTGTCGTCGGCTTTACGCTCAGCGGAGTGCTGTTTTATGTCATGTATTCTGCAAGCAGGCAGCGCGAAGAGACTGCAGAGCTTGTCTGGGCCGCAGAAGAGATAGCAAGGGGCAACCTTGACATCCGGCTCGACGACAATCTTCTTGCGTCGCAGGACAGGATAGGCAACCTTGCACGCGTCTTTGACGAGATGCGAAAAAGCGTCAAGGCCGGAACGGACGACCTGAAAAAGATGAACGAGGATCTGGTGCGCATCGACAAGATGAAGGAGGAGTTCTCGTCGATGGTGAGCCACGAGCTAAAGTCGCCCCTAACCCCGATAAAGTTTGGCGCTGACTCGCTTTTGGACCCAGAAAGCACCGGCAACCTGACAGAGGAGCAGAGGGGATACGCAAGGATGGTCATGCGCAACGCGACCAAGATGGAGAACCTGATAAACGACCTGATGGACTCGTACAAGCTCGACATTGACAAGCTGACGTTTGTCATGACCGAAAACGACATCGGGCAGATGGTCTCCCAGTGCGTCGCAGACCTTGCGCCCTATGCCAAGGACAAGGCGATAAAGCTAGAGGCCGACACAAAGGCGTCCGGCACGATCACGTGCGACAGAAAGCGAATCGACCAGGTGATCGCAAACCTCGTGAAAAACTCTGTTGATTTCGTGCCGGAAAGCGGGGGCAGGATAACGGTCAGGGCGGAGGACACGGGAAACAAGGAAGTTGTATTTTCCGTAGAGGACAACGGGGTGGGCATACGTGCTGACAAGGTGGACAAGCTGTTTGAAAAGTTCTACCAGATAGACACCACTGCAAAAAGAAAGTTTGGCGGAAGCGGCCTTGGCCTGCCTATCTCAAAGGGCATAGTGGAGGCGCACGGGGGCAGGATCTGGGTAGACAGGGAATACAAGGGCGGGGCGGCCATCCGCTTTTCGCTCCCCAGAAAGAGCCTCCAGAGTCGCTGA
- a CDS encoding DUF2070 family protein — protein MLAAKQDDDVSNIHRRWSFTRITPGSLRSSYAMMLACAAVVIIVSHIFHLQTDLLALAVHLPLGLAVLVGLTYLDFIMLKGTPVNKMSKVVHVASFANLLWAITVIVGVLASAVFAKPPETTGYIVAGMLLAAGLRIGIFVSVFGAGMGRAVAICLVQPLVFFLAFVPAQSYDIIYDPVGLGFGAVFVALAISWATIVDRAGRPEISSTFRVLQAFLSAWTENKPGGLEEYFESRAHDESVSTKVISFISQGGPAGSRSPSSIILPDIHPGPFGSVGGSNLPYVLYERFGRSALVMHSVSDHSLNIPSKAEVERYVGSLSRAVIESRGKTCSLPVQHRQGNATVTAIAFGRSALVMLSLAPKGMEDVPQSVRKELESYAAGLGMDHLLLVDCHNAMGAQLDGQDTSDIISAAKKCLDEAGKSAQAEFSVGFASLADARHHHGNSLQGAHDLGQSGLAVMAISTQGMTYAIGWADSNNMDNALRDKVVARAKEGTTIMLEVCSSDTHSTSGKRTSEGYFPLGGASSQDAIADAYAEMCNIAQERAGPCTYEVASARSEVKVMGEKQFQDYSGALDRAMNITKVFVGTTVAVFIAMQVLA, from the coding sequence ATGCTTGCGGCAAAGCAGGACGACGATGTTTCCAACATCCATAGACGATGGTCTTTTACAAGGATAACGCCCGGCTCGCTCCGGTCGTCGTATGCGATGATGCTCGCCTGCGCCGCAGTGGTCATCATAGTATCGCACATTTTCCACCTCCAGACAGACCTGCTTGCCCTTGCAGTGCACCTGCCACTTGGACTCGCAGTGCTTGTCGGGCTCACGTACCTCGACTTTATCATGCTCAAGGGGACGCCGGTCAACAAGATGTCCAAGGTGGTGCACGTTGCGTCGTTTGCGAACCTGCTTTGGGCGATCACCGTCATCGTAGGCGTTTTGGCAAGCGCGGTTTTTGCAAAACCTCCAGAGACTACTGGCTATATCGTGGCAGGGATGCTCCTTGCCGCCGGCCTGCGCATCGGGATCTTTGTGTCGGTGTTTGGCGCAGGCATGGGCAGGGCAGTCGCAATATGCCTCGTCCAGCCGCTCGTATTCTTTCTGGCGTTTGTGCCGGCGCAGTCCTATGACATCATTTACGATCCGGTCGGCCTTGGGTTTGGGGCGGTATTTGTGGCGCTTGCAATCTCGTGGGCCACCATAGTCGACAGGGCAGGAAGGCCGGAAATCTCTAGCACTTTTCGCGTCCTGCAGGCGTTCCTTTCTGCGTGGACAGAAAACAAGCCGGGAGGCCTGGAAGAATACTTTGAGTCAAGGGCGCACGACGAGTCAGTGTCAACAAAGGTCATCAGCTTTATTTCCCAAGGAGGACCGGCGGGTAGTAGGTCGCCATCGTCGATAATCCTTCCTGATATCCATCCAGGGCCGTTTGGAAGCGTGGGCGGAAGCAACCTTCCGTACGTGCTTTACGAGAGGTTTGGCAGGAGCGCGCTTGTCATGCACAGCGTGTCAGACCACTCGCTCAACATCCCCTCAAAGGCAGAGGTCGAAAGATACGTCGGCAGCCTTTCAAGAGCAGTCATCGAAAGCAGAGGCAAAACTTGCTCGCTCCCGGTGCAGCACCGCCAGGGAAATGCGACTGTCACTGCGATTGCGTTTGGCAGGAGCGCGCTTGTCATGCTCTCGCTTGCGCCAAAGGGAATGGAAGACGTGCCCCAGAGCGTGAGAAAAGAGCTTGAATCGTACGCGGCAGGGCTCGGCATGGACCACCTGCTGCTTGTAGACTGCCACAACGCAATGGGAGCGCAGCTCGACGGGCAGGACACCTCCGACATCATATCTGCGGCAAAAAAATGCCTCGACGAAGCAGGCAAGAGCGCGCAGGCCGAGTTTTCAGTGGGCTTTGCAAGCCTTGCAGACGCAAGGCACCACCACGGCAACAGCCTTCAAGGCGCACACGACCTCGGGCAGTCAGGCCTTGCAGTCATGGCAATTTCCACACAGGGCATGACGTACGCCATAGGATGGGCCGACTCGAACAACATGGACAATGCCCTTCGGGACAAGGTGGTGGCAAGGGCAAAGGAGGGCACCACCATTATGCTTGAGGTGTGCTCGTCTGACACCCATTCTACTTCAGGCAAGAGAACAAGCGAGGGCTATTTCCCCCTTGGAGGCGCAAGCAGCCAGGACGCGATAGCGGACGCCTACGCAGAGATGTGCAATATAGCGCAGGAAAGAGCAGGCCCCTGTACGTACGAGGTTGCATCCGCCCGGTCCGAGGTCAAGGTGATGGGCGAAAAGCAGTTTCAGGACTATTCCGGGGCGCTGGACCGGGCCATGAACATAACAAAGGTGTTTGTCGGAACCACGGTTGCAGTCTTTATCGCGATGCAGGTTCTCGCGTAA
- a CDS encoding DEAD/DEAH box helicase, whose protein sequence is MLPAIASLQFPFELKRDQTEAAEAWMQNGRRGSVIFSTGTGKTEIAWECARQAAIQSGKKRYAILFIVPRIVLISQNVRRLLSYGIDEGAIGTYYGERKDASREITISTYQSVINNFDLVRQADMVVLDEVHLVSETAVEFDRIFDVIVEDPGKAILGLTATIDERDPRYGTILVVAPPVKKYMIKDAVSDGRLARPVVKEVEVKFTDEEQKIYDEATGAIKEISRKLQVYDPARMTKVLMRGGARASLAKQWFAMVRKRKELLSSTKQKLYATVDIVKQHPKERIMIFSETVDSIQQLRDMLESSGIPARTIHNGVPRYEREEILGSWGKDYYPLLSVHTLEIGYDVPQVGIAIILASAANANRVAQRIGRVVRKAEGKDHALVYVVHVRDTKDKNIVKMVNAAIEKSSLSEESRSARTPRDSGKRPARGQRTIL, encoded by the coding sequence GTGTTGCCGGCCATAGCAAGCCTCCAGTTCCCCTTTGAGCTCAAGAGAGACCAGACAGAGGCGGCAGAGGCGTGGATGCAGAACGGCCGCAGAGGCTCGGTGATATTTAGCACCGGCACTGGCAAGACAGAGATTGCGTGGGAGTGCGCAAGGCAGGCGGCCATCCAGTCGGGCAAAAAGAGATATGCCATCTTGTTTATCGTGCCAAGGATTGTGCTCATCAGCCAGAACGTCAGGCGCCTCCTCAGCTACGGCATCGACGAGGGCGCGATCGGCACCTATTACGGCGAGCGCAAGGACGCCAGCAGGGAGATAACGATAAGCACTTACCAGAGCGTCATCAACAACTTTGACCTTGTCAGGCAGGCAGACATGGTGGTGCTTGACGAGGTCCACCTGGTTAGCGAGACTGCTGTAGAATTTGACAGGATATTTGACGTAATCGTTGAAGACCCGGGCAAGGCAATACTTGGGCTGACTGCAACCATAGACGAGCGCGACCCGCGCTACGGTACGATACTTGTGGTCGCCCCGCCCGTGAAAAAATACATGATAAAAGACGCCGTGTCAGATGGCAGGCTTGCAAGGCCAGTCGTAAAGGAAGTCGAGGTGAAATTTACAGACGAGGAGCAAAAGATCTACGACGAGGCAACCGGCGCGATAAAGGAAATCTCAAGGAAACTGCAGGTGTACGACCCGGCAAGGATGACAAAGGTGCTTATGCGCGGAGGAGCCCGGGCGTCCTTGGCAAAGCAGTGGTTTGCGATGGTGCGCAAGCGAAAAGAGCTTCTCAGCTCCACAAAGCAAAAGCTGTACGCCACGGTAGACATTGTCAAGCAGCATCCAAAGGAGCGCATAATGATATTTAGCGAGACTGTCGACTCGATACAGCAGCTGCGCGACATGCTCGAGTCGTCGGGAATCCCGGCAAGGACAATACACAACGGCGTGCCGAGGTACGAGCGCGAGGAGATCCTTGGCAGCTGGGGCAAGGACTATTACCCACTCTTGTCGGTGCACACGCTTGAGATAGGCTACGACGTGCCGCAGGTCGGCATCGCCATAATCCTTGCAAGTGCCGCAAACGCAAACCGCGTGGCGCAGAGGATAGGCAGGGTGGTGAGAAAGGCAGAAGGCAAGGACCATGCGCTTGTCTACGTCGTGCACGTCAGGGACACGAAGGACAAGAATATTGTCAAGATGGTAAATGCCGCAATTGAAAAATCATCATTAAGTGAAGAGAGCAGGTCAGCAAGGACGCCCCGGGACAGCGGCAAAAGGCCTGCGCGCGGGCAAAGGACGATACTCTAG
- a CDS encoding PUA domain-containing protein, with protein MAFRELTRQEQTLVNRALDRWGVFEALEGQTFLMHDESGKVCLVSSELANMVKIVQPDTAGLVVGSIGKKKKQFTPALAGASLFARLCDREKKKYYVRVGDNAEKLVLYGRDVMGDSVIEASPELDENDLVIILNAGGEAIGIGRTRFSGKSILQKGRVTITTLADAGSYLRDEDGSNDEEERQAKMTKTTAASSRRQPPKRAFTSYI; from the coding sequence ATGGCGTTTAGAGAGTTGACGCGGCAAGAGCAGACGCTTGTCAACAGGGCGCTTGACCGGTGGGGCGTATTTGAAGCGCTTGAAGGGCAAACGTTTCTCATGCATGACGAGAGTGGCAAGGTCTGCTTGGTGTCAAGCGAGCTTGCAAACATGGTAAAGATTGTACAGCCGGACACGGCCGGCCTTGTCGTTGGCAGCATCGGCAAAAAGAAGAAGCAGTTTACGCCCGCCCTTGCCGGGGCAAGCCTTTTTGCGCGCCTGTGTGACAGGGAGAAGAAAAAATACTATGTCAGGGTGGGGGATAATGCGGAAAAGCTGGTGCTGTACGGCCGGGACGTGATGGGAGATTCTGTTATCGAAGCGTCGCCCGAGCTTGACGAGAACGATCTTGTGATAATACTGAATGCCGGAGGCGAGGCAATAGGGATTGGCCGGACGCGCTTTTCCGGCAAGTCTATCCTGCAAAAGGGGAGGGTAACCATAACTACCCTTGCCGACGCGGGAAGTTATTTGCGCGACGAAGACGGCAGCAATGACGAAGAAGAGCGACAGGCAAAGATGACGAAGACGACGGCTGCGTCGTCCCGCCGGCAACCGCCAAAAAGGGCTTTTACCAGCTATATCTAG
- the cofD gene encoding 2-phospho-L-lactate transferase encodes MIAVIAGGTGSVKLVRGLALLLEGKRPKEEGMSVIANVGDNIWLYGLYICPDIDTLVYGLAGILDEKRGWGIRGDTFSFLDQMKRSGVDAWFGLGDRDLATHVLRTEMMKRGGKSLTEVTAYFAEKFRVAADSKVLPATDSEVETMIMTYDDNDGDAAVAAGEMHLQEFWVKNAGRPKVRGVRYRGIEQAQATKQALAAIKNADRIIIAPGNPVSSIGPTLALKDIKAALAKRRADVVAVSPMIGNAAVSGPAAKYLSAVGVQASAAGVAEFYKEVAGSIVIDGRDREVASKTIKRLDMDVYETNITMQGRQDEVRLGRYLLLLLRKSR; translated from the coding sequence TTGATTGCAGTAATTGCAGGCGGCACCGGCTCTGTCAAGCTGGTAAGAGGTCTTGCCCTGCTGCTGGAGGGGAAAAGACCAAAGGAAGAAGGCATGAGCGTAATCGCAAACGTGGGCGACAATATCTGGCTCTATGGGCTGTACATCTGTCCTGATATCGATACACTAGTCTACGGGCTTGCCGGAATACTTGATGAAAAACGCGGCTGGGGCATCAGGGGCGACACGTTTTCCTTCCTTGACCAGATGAAAAGGTCCGGCGTGGATGCGTGGTTTGGGCTTGGAGACCGGGACCTTGCCACACACGTCTTGCGTACAGAGATGATGAAGAGGGGTGGAAAGAGCCTGACTGAAGTCACAGCCTATTTTGCCGAAAAATTCAGAGTGGCAGCAGACAGCAAGGTGTTACCTGCAACCGACAGCGAAGTGGAGACAATGATAATGACCTATGACGATAATGATGGTGATGCTGCTGTTGCTGCTGGCGAAATGCACCTGCAGGAATTCTGGGTTAAAAACGCCGGCAGGCCAAAAGTGCGGGGTGTGCGCTATCGGGGAATCGAACAAGCGCAAGCCACAAAACAAGCACTTGCCGCCATAAAGAATGCGGACAGGATAATCATTGCGCCTGGAAATCCCGTGTCCAGCATCGGGCCCACGTTGGCCCTCAAAGACATCAAAGCGGCGCTTGCAAAAAGGCGCGCAGACGTGGTTGCAGTGTCGCCGATGATAGGCAACGCCGCAGTGTCCGGGCCGGCGGCCAAGTACCTGAGTGCCGTAGGCGTACAAGCCTCCGCAGCAGGCGTCGCAGAATTTTACAAAGAAGTCGCCGGCTCTATAGTCATAGACGGCAGGGACCGGGAAGTGGCAAGCAAGACAATAAAGCGGCTTGACATGGACGTATACGAAACAAACATAACCATGCAAGGAAGACAAGACGAAGTCCGGCTCGGCAGGTATCTGCTGCTACTGCTGCGGAAGTCTCGATGA
- a CDS encoding restriction endonuclease: protein MHPELLVKALAAMSQDTTTLDQFCHKAGIASRSVARSLAEGLLARGIGRGSASAIMSFSPGDRLATAALALDAGCDPERVSQHLTWKDFEQLAAGVLASLGYRTRTNVRFTKPRMELDVVGTSAAGLALAVDCKHWKKGGLSSISQHCAKQAKRTEELLRRESEISMAVPVVMTLHAANVRLVGGMPVVPVAKFHSFAMDVSGFLDEVLVFTREPASR, encoded by the coding sequence ATGCACCCCGAGCTCCTGGTGAAGGCGCTTGCCGCCATGTCGCAGGACACGACGACGCTTGACCAGTTCTGCCATAAAGCCGGCATTGCAAGCAGGTCTGTGGCAAGGAGCCTTGCGGAGGGTCTTCTTGCCCGGGGCATCGGCAGGGGTTCTGCAAGCGCCATCATGTCTTTTTCCCCTGGCGACAGGCTGGCTACGGCCGCACTTGCGCTGGATGCGGGGTGCGATCCAGAGCGCGTGTCGCAGCATCTGACCTGGAAGGACTTTGAGCAGCTTGCCGCCGGCGTGCTTGCCTCGCTTGGCTACAGGACAAGGACCAACGTGCGCTTTACAAAGCCGCGCATGGAACTTGACGTTGTGGGCACAAGCGCCGCCGGCCTTGCGCTTGCTGTTGACTGCAAGCACTGGAAGAAGGGCGGCCTATCGTCAATATCGCAGCATTGCGCCAAGCAGGCGAAAAGGACGGAAGAACTGCTAAGAAGGGAAAGCGAAATATCAATGGCCGTGCCCGTCGTCATGACCCTGCATGCGGCAAATGTGCGCCTTGTGGGCGGGATGCCCGTAGTCCCTGTGGCAAAATTCCACTCGTTTGCAATGGACGTGAGCGGGTTTCTCGACGAGGTCTTGGTATTTACGCGAGAACCTGCATCGCGATAA